From one Bacteroidota bacterium genomic stretch:
- the panB gene encoding 3-methyl-2-oxobutanoate hydroxymethyltransferase: protein MSTQGEVRKITTHTLLEMKRHGEPIAMLTAYDFSMAKIIDAAGMDVILVGDSASNVMAGHETTLPITLEQMIYHAASVVRAVRRSLVVVDLPFGSYQGNSKEALNSAIRIMKETGAHAVKLEGGREVKEAIERIVSAGVPVMGHLGLTPQSIYKFGTYVVRAKEEGEATRLREDAVLLESIGCFSIVLEKIPAKLAREVSQSIKIPTIGIGAGPGTDGQVLVLHDMLGINKEFNPRFLRRYMNLFDDIKHSVEHYITDVKSKDFPSELEQY from the coding sequence ATGTCAACACAGGGAGAAGTTCGAAAGATTACCACGCATACTTTATTGGAAATGAAAAGACATGGTGAGCCGATAGCCATGCTTACGGCCTATGACTTCAGTATGGCTAAAATCATTGATGCAGCGGGAATGGATGTCATCCTTGTTGGAGATTCTGCCAGTAATGTCATGGCCGGACATGAAACTACGCTGCCCATTACTTTAGAGCAGATGATTTATCACGCGGCATCTGTTGTAAGAGCAGTTCGTCGCTCTTTGGTAGTGGTGGATCTTCCATTTGGTTCTTACCAGGGTAATTCTAAGGAAGCTTTAAATTCCGCCATACGTATCATGAAAGAAACCGGAGCTCATGCTGTCAAGCTGGAGGGTGGTCGTGAGGTAAAAGAGGCGATAGAGCGGATTGTATCTGCAGGTGTTCCTGTCATGGGCCATCTGGGACTTACACCACAGTCGATATATAAATTTGGAACGTATGTAGTGAGGGCCAAAGAAGAGGGAGAAGCAACGCGTTTGAGAGAAGATGCCGTGTTGCTGGAAAGTATCGGTTGTTTCTCTATTGTTCTTGAGAAAATTCCTGCTAAGCTGGCAAGAGAGGTTTCTCAAAGTATAAAGATTCCTACCATTGGAATTGGTGCTGGTCCCGGAACCGATGGACAGGTATTGGTATTGCACGATATGCTGGGGATAAATAAGGAGTTTAATCCCCGTTTTCTGAGAAGATATATGAACCTCTTTGATGACATAAAACACTCCGTAGAGCATTATATCACCGACGTAAAATCCAAAGATTTTCCGAGCGAA
- a CDS encoding DUF4372 domain-containing protein yields the protein MSKSTSFTGQPIFTQLLKLIPREMVSRLSSHYQTNRYVKSFSTYEHLVSMLFCVFQRCTSIREVVTGMQAWEHRLKHLGGQIIPQKEYPVRGQSTAICSIFRAVIP from the coding sequence ATGAGCAAAAGTACAAGTTTTACCGGACAGCCGATCTTTACGCAGCTTTTAAAGTTAATTCCCAGAGAGATGGTGTCTCGGCTGTCAAGCCATTATCAAACAAATCGGTATGTAAAAAGCTTTAGCACCTATGAACATTTGGTGTCCATGTTGTTCTGTGTTTTTCAACGATGTACGTCAATAAGAGAAGTCGTTACCGGAATGCAGGCCTGGGAGCATCGCTTAAAACATTTAGGGGGTCAAATCATACCCCAAAAGGAGTACCCTGTCAGAGGCCAATCAACGGCGATCTGCTCAATTTTTCGAGCAGTTATTCCATGA
- the ligA gene encoding NAD-dependent DNA ligase LigA, whose translation MNKESAEKKIIELTAAINEHNFKYYVLAEPEISDRDFDMLLDELITLEKQFPDLQLSDSPTQRVGGTITKDFKTVKHKYPMLSLGNTYSEQDLREFHERIEKTLAGESLEYVCELKFDGVAIGLTYSKGKLVQALTRGDGVQGDDVTSNVKTIKSIPLTLRGNNYPENIEIRGEIILPLAIFKKINEERVDIGETPFANPRNSAAGTLKLQDSAEVARRKLDCFLYAVYGDQLPFSTHEESLQKAASWGFKISGDRRVCKSIEEVFQYITYWEAAREELPFDIDGVVLKVNSFRQQEELGFTAKSPRWAIAYKYKAQSVSTRLLSISYQVGRTGAITPVANLEPVLLAGTTVKRASVHNADQIEKLNLHYEDIVFVEKGGEIIPKITGVDISKRKEGAKPVRFIEECVECGTKLIRKDGEAQHYCPNESGCPPQIRGRIEHFTSRKAMNIEGLGSETIDLFVAKGLLKDVADIYSLTAQAIMKLDRFKEKSAGNIIDGINKSKAVPFGRVLFAIGIRFVGDTVAKKLALHFHNMDAIAHATSFQLMEAPEVGEKIAASILEYFADEKNRTIINRLKNAGLRFEISESEQTLKVSEILKGLTVVITGTFEKHSREDYKRIIEENAGKVGSGVTKKTSILLAGSDCGPSKLEKATELGVKILNEEAFMELIGMSGN comes from the coding sequence ATGAACAAGGAATCAGCTGAAAAAAAAATCATAGAACTTACTGCTGCGATAAATGAACATAATTTCAAGTATTATGTATTAGCTGAACCTGAAATTTCGGACAGAGATTTTGATATGCTTTTAGACGAATTAATCACACTTGAGAAACAATTTCCGGACTTACAACTTTCCGATTCACCCACTCAGCGGGTTGGAGGAACCATTACGAAAGATTTTAAAACTGTTAAACATAAGTATCCCATGCTTTCACTGGGAAATACCTATTCGGAACAGGATTTACGGGAATTCCATGAGCGTATTGAAAAGACTTTGGCCGGGGAGTCGCTGGAGTATGTTTGTGAACTAAAATTTGATGGTGTGGCCATTGGCCTTACCTATTCTAAAGGTAAACTGGTACAAGCCTTAACACGGGGCGATGGTGTACAGGGAGATGACGTCACATCGAATGTAAAGACGATCAAATCAATTCCGCTAACATTAAGAGGGAATAATTACCCTGAAAATATCGAGATCAGAGGAGAGATTATTCTACCGCTAGCCATATTTAAAAAAATTAATGAAGAGCGGGTGGATATTGGAGAAACGCCTTTTGCCAATCCGCGAAATTCTGCTGCAGGTACTTTGAAATTGCAGGATAGTGCCGAAGTGGCAAGAAGAAAGCTGGATTGTTTTTTATATGCCGTTTATGGTGATCAGTTACCCTTTTCAACTCATGAAGAGTCATTACAAAAGGCAGCATCCTGGGGATTTAAAATTTCCGGAGACAGACGTGTTTGCAAAAGTATAGAGGAGGTGTTTCAATATATTACATATTGGGAAGCTGCCCGGGAAGAATTGCCTTTTGATATAGATGGCGTAGTATTGAAAGTGAATAGTTTCCGACAACAGGAAGAACTCGGTTTTACTGCTAAATCACCACGCTGGGCCATTGCTTACAAGTATAAAGCTCAATCTGTATCAACCCGGCTGCTCAGCATTAGTTACCAGGTGGGAAGAACCGGGGCTATCACTCCAGTTGCTAATCTCGAACCTGTACTTCTTGCCGGAACTACTGTGAAAAGGGCTTCTGTTCATAATGCAGATCAAATTGAAAAACTGAATTTGCATTATGAGGACATCGTTTTTGTGGAGAAGGGTGGTGAAATTATCCCAAAGATTACCGGAGTTGATATTTCAAAAAGAAAAGAGGGTGCGAAACCCGTGAGATTTATAGAAGAATGTGTTGAATGCGGAACTAAGCTTATTCGCAAAGACGGGGAAGCCCAGCATTATTGCCCGAACGAAAGTGGTTGTCCGCCACAAATTAGAGGGAGAATAGAACATTTTACTTCCAGAAAAGCAATGAACATTGAAGGACTCGGTTCTGAGACTATTGATTTGTTTGTTGCAAAAGGCTTATTGAAAGATGTTGCCGATATCTATTCACTGACGGCGCAGGCTATTATGAAACTGGATAGATTTAAAGAGAAATCTGCAGGAAATATTATTGATGGGATCAACAAGTCAAAAGCTGTTCCATTTGGCAGAGTATTATTCGCTATCGGAATTCGATTTGTAGGCGATACTGTTGCAAAGAAGCTGGCACTTCATTTTCACAATATGGATGCTATAGCTCATGCCACATCGTTTCAATTGATGGAGGCTCCTGAAGTGGGAGAAAAAATAGCAGCAAGTATATTGGAATATTTTGCAGACGAAAAGAACAGAACAATAATCAATCGGCTTAAAAATGCCGGATTAAGATTTGAAATTTCCGAAAGCGAACAAACCCTTAAAGTGAGTGAAATCTTAAAAGGATTAACTGTTGTTATTACCGGTACTTTCGAAAAGCATTCCAGAGAAGATTATAAGCGCATAATTGAAGAAAATGCCGGAAAAGTTGGTTCAGGTGTGACTAAGAAGACGTCCATTTTACTTGCCGGTAGTGATTGTGGTCCGAGTAAATTGGAAAAGGCAACTGAACTTGGCGTGAAAATATTGAATGAAGAGGCCTTTATGGAGTTGATTGGAATGTCCGGGAATTAG
- a CDS encoding choice-of-anchor B family protein: MNKVYSLMLLLFLQTIATAQFNLNLKGHLPYPSNTCAGIWHYVDSLGNEYALVGVNDRLAIVDVTVATNPIEILSVPALPGQSSLWREVKTAGKYAYAVSEGGGGVMIIDLSYLPDSVPSKHYYGDGLINNQLGTAHTIAVTDGYAYVFGTGGGLAAGGAVILDLADPWNPVYVGQYNLNYIHDGYIRGDTLWAGEIYAGLFSVVDISDKTNPVLLATQSTPGQFCHNTWLSDNSQFLFTTDELPNKPLGSFDVSNLGNIKLVDEYFTDSMPASEVHNVRVLNDFLINPSYGSQLTICDAARPDNIIEIASYPTGSYLCWDASPYLPSGNIIVADVDGGVYVLEPNYVRACYLEGNVTDSITGLPLSNVNVSILPTDKKSKTNLSGDFKTGLASAGTFDIEFRKPGYITKTLQGVVLTNGQLTLLNVVLSPFVLLGTVTEQGSGNPIPGASVFANDGDNTAFTIADGSGNFSFTTLSSGMMDITATSWGHNSFCQSVFVDGQAPVVLSLSSGYYDDFITDLGWTVNSTVSNGDWERGIPVATSLGAIPLNPGFDVSNDCGEFAFVTGNGGGSPSNDNVDDGYTELVSPFFDLSTYADPYINYSRWFACPPSVPLASRDTMFISLENGVASVQLESVSFSNPGVGTWVNSSFRVLNFITPGTTMKLRVYISDKAASGNYLEGGFDKFSVTEGTQSLNEVKSGSLFSIYPNPGNGAFRIRLKEDLNGRNPEIRILDITGRVLYAGQLSSDGAFGYGTENLAQGVYLVSIMSEGKLLDAIRYIKSR, encoded by the coding sequence ATGAATAAAGTATACAGTTTAATGCTATTGTTATTTCTTCAAACTATTGCGACGGCTCAGTTTAACTTAAATTTGAAAGGTCATCTCCCCTATCCTTCAAATACTTGTGCCGGTATTTGGCATTATGTTGATTCGCTGGGTAATGAATATGCATTGGTAGGTGTGAATGATCGTCTTGCTATTGTCGATGTAACCGTTGCGACAAACCCAATTGAGATTCTATCTGTTCCTGCTCTGCCCGGTCAGTCCAGTTTATGGAGAGAAGTGAAAACAGCCGGAAAGTATGCCTATGCAGTGAGTGAAGGTGGTGGTGGTGTGATGATCATTGACCTTAGTTATCTCCCGGATTCTGTCCCGTCTAAACATTATTATGGAGATGGTTTAATAAACAACCAGCTGGGCACAGCTCATACGATTGCGGTCACTGACGGATATGCGTATGTCTTCGGCACTGGTGGCGGCCTTGCTGCCGGTGGTGCTGTTATCCTTGACCTTGCTGATCCCTGGAATCCGGTTTACGTCGGACAGTATAATCTGAATTATATTCATGACGGCTACATCAGAGGAGATACCTTGTGGGCAGGTGAGATTTATGCCGGATTGTTCAGTGTCGTAGACATCTCTGATAAAACAAATCCCGTATTGCTGGCCACTCAAAGTACTCCCGGTCAGTTTTGTCATAATACATGGCTTTCAGATAATTCTCAGTTCTTGTTTACTACTGATGAATTGCCCAATAAACCATTGGGATCCTTTGATGTGAGTAATCTTGGAAATATAAAATTGGTGGATGAATATTTTACTGATAGTATGCCTGCCAGTGAAGTTCATAATGTGAGAGTGTTGAATGATTTTTTAATCAATCCAAGTTATGGAAGTCAACTTACCATTTGTGATGCGGCAAGACCCGATAATATCATAGAAATTGCCTCTTATCCAACCGGTAGTTATTTATGCTGGGATGCCTCCCCCTATCTGCCCAGTGGTAATATCATAGTCGCAGATGTGGATGGCGGTGTTTATGTTTTAGAGCCCAATTATGTACGCGCCTGCTACCTGGAAGGGAATGTTACGGATTCTATTACCGGCTTGCCCTTATCGAATGTCAATGTAAGCATCCTTCCAACTGATAAAAAAAGCAAAACGAATTTATCAGGAGACTTTAAAACAGGACTGGCCAGCGCCGGTACATTTGATATAGAATTCAGAAAACCGGGCTATATCACAAAAACACTTCAGGGTGTAGTATTAACCAATGGACAATTGACTTTGTTGAACGTAGTTCTTTCTCCATTCGTACTTTTAGGAACTGTCACAGAACAAGGAAGCGGGAATCCTATTCCCGGTGCTTCAGTATTTGCAAATGACGGTGACAACACTGCATTTACAATCGCGGATGGTTCCGGAAATTTCAGCTTCACTACGTTAAGTTCAGGGATGATGGATATTACGGCCACAAGTTGGGGGCATAATTCATTTTGCCAGAGTGTTTTTGTAGACGGTCAGGCGCCTGTAGTTTTATCTTTAAGTTCAGGTTACTATGATGATTTTATCACTGATCTGGGATGGACGGTAAATTCAACCGTGTCAAATGGTGATTGGGAAAGAGGAATTCCTGTAGCGACAAGTTTGGGTGCGATACCCTTAAATCCGGGATTTGATGTTTCAAACGATTGTGGAGAATTTGCATTTGTAACAGGTAACGGAGGTGGTTCACCCAGCAATGATAACGTAGACGATGGCTATACAGAATTAGTTTCTCCTTTTTTTGATCTAAGTACTTATGCTGATCCATATATTAACTATTCACGATGGTTTGCTTGTCCTCCAAGTGTACCCCTGGCTTCCAGAGATACTATGTTTATTTCTCTTGAAAATGGTGTTGCATCCGTACAACTTGAATCAGTCAGTTTTTCCAATCCCGGTGTGGGTACATGGGTGAATAGTAGTTTCCGGGTGTTAAATTTCATTACGCCGGGAACTACAATGAAACTACGGGTATACATTTCGGATAAGGCAGCTTCAGGAAATTATCTCGAAGGTGGTTTTGATAAGTTCTCTGTAACAGAGGGCACCCAGTCATTGAATGAAGTGAAAAGCGGTAGTCTCTTTAGCATCTATCCTAATCCGGGTAATGGTGCATTTCGAATTCGCTTGAAAGAAGATTTAAATGGCAGAAATCCCGAAATCAGGATTCTGGACATTACCGGACGTGTCTTATATGCCGGACAATTATCTTCTGATGGAGCTTTCGGCTATGGCACTGAAAATCTGGCACAAGGCGTCTATCTTGTCTCCATCATGAGTGAGGGTAAACTTCTGGATGCCATTCGTTATATCAAAAGTCGTTAA
- a CDS encoding IS4 family transposase, with protein sequence MSEANQRRSAQFFEQLFHDLVKMYSRSSLPDSRRSNDIDSRLLLIDSTTFELFSDVMGGAGCFSKDGKRKGGVKAHVMLNPIHGIPDIVYLTPAKENDRVFLSKVIAEKGSILVFDRGYFNYRQWQKWTEQGVWWVTRMRSDSVYQVLEEFNVNEKQKKAGVLSDQKILLGRGTFKGTEVILARRVLFWDTEKQRHFEFVTNHERFSPSNIAGLYKKRWQIETTFKSIKQNYQLKYFLGDSENAIRIQIWCSLIADLLIKVVKKSVKKRIWSLSNLSSMIRMHLATYIDIWQFLTSPEKALRRNKDHQAKQILLFEDS encoded by the coding sequence CTGTCAGAGGCCAATCAACGGCGATCTGCTCAATTTTTCGAGCAGTTATTCCATGACTTAGTGAAGATGTATTCCAGATCCAGTTTACCGGACAGCCGCAGATCCAACGATATTGATTCCCGATTGCTTTTAATCGATTCTACAACGTTTGAACTCTTTAGTGACGTGATGGGTGGAGCCGGTTGCTTTTCCAAAGACGGGAAGCGCAAAGGAGGTGTTAAGGCCCATGTAATGTTGAATCCAATTCATGGCATACCCGATATAGTTTACTTAACCCCGGCCAAGGAAAATGATCGTGTTTTCCTTTCAAAAGTAATAGCCGAAAAAGGTTCAATACTGGTCTTTGACAGAGGGTATTTCAACTACCGTCAATGGCAAAAATGGACTGAACAGGGGGTATGGTGGGTGACTAGAATGAGAAGTGATTCGGTTTATCAAGTATTAGAAGAATTTAATGTGAATGAAAAACAGAAAAAGGCAGGTGTCCTGTCTGATCAAAAGATTTTATTAGGCCGAGGCACTTTTAAAGGTACAGAAGTAATTCTGGCAAGAAGAGTTTTATTCTGGGACACGGAGAAGCAGCGGCATTTTGAATTTGTTACCAATCATGAGCGATTTAGTCCTTCTAATATAGCTGGATTGTACAAAAAAAGGTGGCAAATAGAGACTACCTTTAAAAGCATAAAACAAAATTATCAGTTAAAGTATTTTTTGGGTGATTCTGAAAATGCAATAAGGATACAAATCTGGTGCTCTCTAATTGCTGACTTACTTATAAAAGTAGTCAAGAAATCAGTAAAAAAAAGAATATGGTCACTCTCTAATCTTAGCTCTATGATTCGAATGCATTTGGCCACGTATATCGATATATGGCAATTTTTAACCTCTCCTGAAAAAGCTCTGCGACGAAACAAAGATCATCAAGCCAAACAAATACTTCTTTTCGAAGATTCGTGA
- a CDS encoding 4-hydroxy-tetrahydrodipicolinate synthase — protein MKKLTGTGVAIVTPFHKNGSVDFKSLSRLVEHIIKGKCEYLVPLGTTGESVTLNMNEKKAVVDCVLETNANRLPVVLGLGGNNTQEILEKIRQSDFEGISAILSVSPYYNKPSQKGIVQHYKVIAEEAPVPVIIYNVPGRTGSNILAETTLEIAGSQSNIIGVKEASGNVEQIMSIIRQRSNGFLVISGDDGLTLPLLAAGADGVISVVANAYPKQTSEMVRNALKFEMKRAQQLHYDLLPLIPLLFAEGSPAGIKYVLKQLEITDDFVRLPLVGISKQLEQKISRCMEEI, from the coding sequence ATTAAAAAACTTACCGGGACGGGCGTTGCAATTGTTACTCCATTTCATAAAAATGGCAGCGTTGATTTTAAATCACTCTCCCGCTTGGTTGAACATATCATCAAAGGTAAATGTGAATACCTCGTTCCACTGGGAACCACGGGTGAAAGTGTGACATTGAATATGAATGAGAAGAAGGCTGTTGTTGATTGTGTTTTGGAAACAAATGCGAACCGTTTGCCGGTTGTTCTCGGTCTTGGTGGAAATAACACACAAGAAATACTTGAAAAAATCAGGCAATCTGACTTTGAAGGAATTTCAGCAATCCTTTCCGTTTCTCCCTACTATAATAAGCCATCTCAAAAGGGCATTGTCCAACATTATAAGGTAATTGCTGAAGAAGCTCCTGTTCCGGTAATTATTTACAATGTGCCCGGTCGTACAGGCTCCAATATTTTGGCCGAAACAACGCTGGAAATAGCCGGATCTCAATCTAATATTATTGGAGTAAAAGAGGCGAGTGGAAATGTTGAACAAATTATGTCTATTATCCGTCAAAGATCTAATGGCTTTTTGGTGATTTCCGGGGATGATGGTCTCACCCTTCCTCTTCTGGCGGCTGGTGCAGATGGGGTGATTTCTGTAGTTGCAAATGCCTATCCGAAGCAAACCTCCGAAATGGTTCGTAATGCGTTAAAGTTTGAGATGAAAAGAGCACAACAATTGCACTATGATTTATTACCATTAATACCATTGCTGTTTGCTGAAGGAAGCCCTGCAGGTATTAAATATGTTCTCAAGCAATTGGAGATCACAGACGATTTTGTTCGATTGCCTTTGGTCGGTATTTCAAAGCAATTGGAACAAAAGATTAGCCGTTGTATGGAAGAAATTTAG
- a CDS encoding KUP/HAK/KT family potassium transporter, giving the protein MASGHINHSKVTTAGMLVTLGIVYGDIGTSPLYVMSAVIGSKPIEESLVLGGLSCVFWTLTILTTLKYIILTLRADNKGEGGIFSLYALVRKMHIKWLAIPAMIGGAALLADGIITPPISVSSAIEGLKVINPDIPTVPIVTFIIFALFFIQQFGTRFVGRFFGPVMLVWFSMLLILGVIAIFENPVVFKAINPYYAYHLLTSYPEGFWILGAVFLCTTGAEALYTDLGHCGRNNIRVSWGFVKVALLANYFGQGAWLLNHTGKAIEGIKPFYALMPDWFVLTGIIIATSAAIVASQSFISGIFTLINEGMRLDFLPKGRIEYPTDLRGQLYIPTINWLLCLGCIGIVLYFQQSSKMEAAYGLSIIITMLMTTLLLTYYLYLKKYNRVLIGFIFVVLMCIEIAFLVANLSKFSHGGYVTIIILAVIVAIMWVWYEARKIRTGMVEFVKLEKYFEIISDVSKDETIPKYATHLVYLTSARTDKEVENKIIYSILQKQPKRADVYWLVHVDVVDEPYTLEYSVKELVEDKIVHVRFKIGFRIEPRINLMFRQVVQELVERKEVDITSRYASLNKEHLAGDFRFIVMEKFLSYENTLKFYTKFILNIYFFMKRMSLSEEKAFGLDSSTVLVEKVPLIVTPPGSYSFTRVY; this is encoded by the coding sequence ATGGCCAGCGGGCATATCAATCACTCCAAAGTTACTACTGCCGGTATGTTGGTAACACTTGGAATAGTGTATGGCGACATTGGTACTTCACCACTCTACGTGATGAGTGCTGTTATAGGATCAAAGCCGATTGAAGAAAGTTTAGTTTTAGGGGGGCTTTCCTGCGTATTTTGGACACTAACCATTCTGACTACCTTAAAGTATATCATTCTCACGCTTCGGGCTGACAATAAAGGTGAAGGCGGAATTTTTTCATTGTATGCATTGGTGCGCAAAATGCATATCAAATGGTTAGCCATTCCCGCTATGATTGGAGGGGCTGCTTTGTTGGCAGATGGAATTATTACCCCTCCTATTTCGGTTTCTTCCGCTATTGAGGGACTTAAAGTAATCAACCCGGATATTCCGACTGTTCCAATTGTCACCTTTATCATTTTTGCTTTGTTTTTTATTCAACAGTTCGGTACAAGATTCGTTGGACGATTTTTTGGTCCGGTCATGTTGGTTTGGTTTTCGATGTTATTAATCTTAGGAGTGATTGCCATCTTTGAGAATCCGGTTGTATTTAAAGCAATAAATCCCTATTATGCATATCACCTGCTTACCTCCTATCCGGAGGGCTTCTGGATACTCGGTGCGGTATTTTTATGTACTACAGGAGCAGAAGCTTTATATACTGATTTAGGACATTGTGGCAGGAATAATATCAGAGTGAGTTGGGGATTTGTGAAGGTAGCTTTACTTGCAAATTATTTTGGACAGGGCGCCTGGCTCTTAAATCACACCGGCAAAGCAATTGAAGGGATAAAACCCTTTTATGCGCTGATGCCGGATTGGTTTGTACTGACCGGAATTATCATAGCCACTTCTGCTGCAATCGTTGCCAGTCAATCTTTTATCAGTGGTATTTTTACACTCATTAATGAAGGAATGCGCCTTGATTTTCTTCCAAAGGGAAGAATAGAATATCCCACCGATTTAAGAGGACAGTTATATATCCCCACTATCAACTGGTTACTCTGTTTAGGATGTATTGGAATCGTACTTTATTTCCAGCAATCGTCGAAGATGGAAGCTGCTTATGGACTTTCTATCATTATTACAATGCTCATGACAACATTGCTTTTAACCTACTATCTCTATCTGAAAAAATACAATCGGGTATTGATTGGATTTATTTTTGTTGTTTTAATGTGCATAGAAATCGCTTTCCTGGTGGCGAATCTCAGTAAGTTCTCTCATGGAGGATATGTTACTATAATCATTCTGGCAGTAATTGTGGCTATCATGTGGGTATGGTATGAAGCACGAAAGATCAGAACCGGCATGGTTGAATTTGTAAAGCTCGAGAAGTATTTTGAAATCATCTCGGATGTGAGCAAGGATGAAACTATCCCGAAATACGCTACTCATCTTGTTTATTTGACGAGCGCCAGAACCGATAAGGAAGTTGAAAATAAAATCATTTACTCCATTCTTCAAAAGCAACCTAAGCGGGCTGATGTTTACTGGCTAGTGCATGTAGATGTTGTAGATGAACCTTATACCCTGGAGTATAGTGTGAAGGAATTGGTAGAAGATAAAATTGTACATGTGCGGTTTAAAATCGGATTTCGCATTGAGCCGAGAATTAATCTCATGTTTCGTCAGGTGGTTCAGGAATTGGTGGAAAGAAAAGAAGTTGACATTACCAGTCGCTATGCGTCCCTGAATAAAGAACATCTTGCAGGAGATTTCCGCTTTATTGTTATGGAGAAATTTTTATCCTACGAAAACACGCTTAAGTTTTATACAAAGTTTATTCTGAATATATATTTTTTTATGAAGAGAATGAGCCTGAGCGAAGAAAAAGCTTTTGGACTTGATTCCAGCACGGTTCTAGTTGAAAAAGTGCCGCTGATCGTAACACCACCCGGTTCCTATAGTTTTACCAGAGTATACTAG